The sequence CCCTTGCTCGGCTAATGTGCCGGGACCGGACGCATAGAGGTCGCGTCAGCGCTTACAGGAACGGACTTGCCGCGTCTCCCACAACGGTGGGCGGGCACGGGCCCTGCAAAAAAGCAGCCGATCAGCCGCTTTACGCCCCGCGATCCTCAAGCACGCGACGCAGGAACGGCACCGTGATACGGCGTTTGGCCGCCAACGATTCGCGATCCAGACGTTCCAGCAGGGCAACCAAGGTGGCAAGTTCGCGCTCGCTGTGCGTCAGCAGCCAGTCGATTGCCGCATCGTCCAGCGCCAGCCCGCGCCGCTGCGCACGGTCGCGCAGCACTGCGGCGCGCGCCGCGTCGTCGGGCACCGGCAACCCGATCCGGATGCATTGCGACAGCCGCGAACGCAGATCCGGCAGTATCAGCGCCAGGCCGTCGGGCATCTGCCGTGCGGTGTAGAGCAAGCTGGTGCCGGCAGCGCGCGCGCGATTGTGGAAATCGAACAGCGCCACTTCGTCGTCGCGCTGCCCGGCAATGCTGTCCACGCCGTCCAGTGCCACCAGGCTGCGCCCCTCCAATGCTTCGAGCGCATCGCGCAGGCGGCCGGCTGCCGCCTGCAGCGGCAGATACGCGGTGGCGCGCCCGGCCTGCTCGGCCGCCGCGCACACCGCCAGCGCCAGATGTGTCTTGCCGGTGCCGGCAGGCCCGGCAAGATAGAGCCAATCGCTCACCTGCCCAGCCGCCAGCGCCTGCAATTGCGCAAGCAAGCCCTCGGGCGCGGCGATGTAGCTATCGAAACGCTGATCGGATGGCGCGCGCAACGCCAATGGCAACTGCGGCACGCTCACGACCGATTGGCGTCTTGGGTCGGGTCGATGATGACGCTGCGCTCGGCCGTGGTGGACTGCAGCACGATGCCCGCACGCTCACCGGCATACAGGTCGCTGCGCGTGTACTGCTCATGCGCATACCGCAGCAGCACGTTGGCCACCGCTGCCACCGGCAAGGCCAGCAGCATGCCGAGGAAGCCGAACAGCTGGCCGCCGGCCATCACCGCAAAGATCACCGCCACCGGATGCAGGCCGATCTTGTCGCCGACGATACGCGGAGTGAGCACGTAGCTTTCCAGCAACTGGCCGACCGTGAACACCACACCCACGCCGATCAGCAGCTTCAGATCCAGCCCCTGTGCCTGCACGATCGCTGCCAGCAGCGCCAGCACGATGCCGGTGGTCGCGCCCAGATACGGGATGAAGCTGATGAAGCCGGCGATGATGCCGATCAACAACCCCAGGTTGAGCCCGATGATGGACAAACCGGTGGCATAGATCGCTCCCAGTGCCAGCATCACCAGGAACTGGCCGCGGATGAAGCCGCCGAGCACGTCGTTGGATTCCAGCGCCAGCCGGCTCACGGTGCCGATGTAGGCACGCGGGATGACCGCCGCGACGCGCTCGACCAGACGGTCCCAGTCGCGCAGGAAATAAAACGCCAGAATCGGCAGCAGCGCCAGGTTGATCACCCAGGTCACCATTGCAAAACCCGAACGCGAGACGTAGCCGAAGAAGGTCTTCGCGGCGCCGCCGGCCTGTTCCCAGTGGCTGCGGATCCAGTCGATCAATCGCTCCGGGTCCAGCCAGCCCATCAGCTCCACGCCGGTCTTGGCTTCCAGCCATGGAATGGCGGTACTGATTGCCCAGGCGCGCATCTGCGGCAAGGCATCGATCAGGGTCATGATCTGGCGCTCGATCATCGGCACCAGAATCATCAGCGCCAACACGAACAGCAGCGTCGCCAGCACGAACACCAGCGACACTGCCATGTTGCGCGAGCGTCCGGCACGTTCGATGCGGTCCACCAGCGGGTCGCCCAGCCAGGCCAACAACAGCGCAAGCACGAACGGGGTCAGGATCGGCGCCAGCAGCGAG comes from Xanthomonas vesicatoria ATCC 35937 and encodes:
- a CDS encoding AI-2E family transporter codes for the protein MTLTPEAEIALFLRRLKWTAVIVGVLWVVSLLAPILTPFVLALLLAWLGDPLVDRIERAGRSRNMAVSLVFVLATLLFVLALMILVPMIERQIMTLIDALPQMRAWAISTAIPWLEAKTGVELMGWLDPERLIDWIRSHWEQAGGAAKTFFGYVSRSGFAMVTWVINLALLPILAFYFLRDWDRLVERVAAVIPRAYIGTVSRLALESNDVLGGFIRGQFLVMLALGAIYATGLSIIGLNLGLLIGIIAGFISFIPYLGATTGIVLALLAAIVQAQGLDLKLLIGVGVVFTVGQLLESYVLTPRIVGDKIGLHPVAVIFAVMAGGQLFGFLGMLLALPVAAVANVLLRYAHEQYTRSDLYAGERAGIVLQSTTAERSVIIDPTQDANRS
- the hda gene encoding DnaA regulatory inactivator Hda, coding for MSVPQLPLALRAPSDQRFDSYIAAPEGLLAQLQALAAGQVSDWLYLAGPAGTGKTHLALAVCAAAEQAGRATAYLPLQAAAGRLRDALEALEGRSLVALDGVDSIAGQRDDEVALFDFHNRARAAGTSLLYTARQMPDGLALILPDLRSRLSQCIRIGLPVPDDAARAAVLRDRAQRRGLALDDAAIDWLLTHSERELATLVALLERLDRESLAAKRRITVPFLRRVLEDRGA